From Vibrio splendidus, a single genomic window includes:
- a CDS encoding CvfB family protein, which translates to MKLAKAYQRSRIITAKFKVEKILMINIGQINNLEVVKQADFGVFLDASDYGTVLLPKRFTPEGVEIGQKLDVFLYIDSDNQIAATTEKPIAQVGQFGLMTVEGVNSTGAFMSWGVKGKDLLVPFSEQRGRLNEGQSILVYVYIDKASSRIVGTTKFNKWLDNTPATYKQNEQVDLIIAERSQLGYKAIVNGEHWGMIFPSDIIGKLFIGKALKGYIKNVREEDGKIDLSLQKIGVAKMDDLSTKVLDLLEKKGGYLPLNDKSSPEVIFSAFRTSKGTFKKTIGGLYKSGKITIDKEGISLVK; encoded by the coding sequence ATGAAACTAGCGAAAGCATATCAGAGATCACGTATAATCACCGCCAAATTTAAAGTAGAGAAAATCTTGATGATTAATATTGGTCAAATAAACAACTTAGAAGTAGTAAAGCAAGCCGACTTCGGTGTATTCCTTGACGCTAGCGACTATGGAACCGTGTTGCTGCCAAAACGATTTACTCCTGAAGGTGTTGAAATTGGTCAAAAACTGGATGTTTTCTTATACATTGATTCTGACAACCAGATCGCTGCAACGACTGAAAAACCAATTGCTCAAGTGGGGCAGTTTGGCTTGATGACGGTTGAAGGCGTAAACAGCACCGGTGCATTCATGAGCTGGGGCGTGAAAGGTAAAGACCTTCTTGTTCCTTTCAGCGAGCAACGTGGCCGTTTAAACGAAGGTCAGTCAATCTTAGTATATGTGTATATTGATAAAGCATCTAGCCGCATTGTAGGTACAACAAAGTTCAACAAGTGGTTAGACAACACGCCTGCGACTTATAAGCAAAACGAGCAAGTGGATCTCATTATCGCTGAGCGCAGCCAGTTAGGTTACAAAGCGATCGTTAACGGTGAGCATTGGGGCATGATTTTCCCATCAGACATCATCGGTAAGCTGTTCATAGGTAAAGCGCTAAAAGGCTACATTAAAAACGTTCGTGAAGAAGACGGTAAGATTGACTTGTCTCTTCAGAAAATTGGTGTGGCTAAAATGGATGACCTAAGCACTAAGGTTCTCGATCTGCTTGAGAAGAAAGGTGGTTACTTACCTTTGAATGATAAATCTTCTCCGGAAGTTATTTTCTCTGCATTCAGAACCAGCAAAGGTACGTTCAAGAAGACAATTGGTGGTTTGTACAAGTCTGGCAAGATCACTATCGACAAAGAAGGCATCAGCCTAGTTAAATAA
- the rsmF gene encoding 16S rRNA (cytosine(1407)-C(5))-methyltransferase RsmF → MHANVYIPEEFLTHIEAIMPSHLDMASFVASCQKPLRKSIRVNTLKISVEDFLVRAKEKGWELEPVPWCETGFWITADESEAPLGNTAEHMSGLFYIQEASSMMPPSALFQGEADYQAVLDTAAAPGSKTTQIAALMNNRGVLVANEYAASRVKVLHANIERCGVRNAALSNFDGRVFGGWLPEQFDAVLLDAPCSGEGTIRKDADAMKNWTYQSVVDIADTQKDLIESAFHALKPNGVLVYSTCTLSTEENQQVCHHLKETFGDAVEFESLESLFDNAKATTTEEGFLHIFPQVYDSEGFFVARIRKLASVTPPEVKKRMGKFPFEKTSKKAQQEVAEQLLGALDIELPSDTQVWIRDKDVWLFPEALEPMIGAFRFSRMGIKIAETHKKGYRWQHQVATTLATGHEANIVDLSIEDAREWFMGRDVRPEGLSGKGEVLVKYNGAIIGLGKWVGNRVKNGLPRELVRDKNLF, encoded by the coding sequence TTGCACGCTAACGTATATATTCCTGAAGAATTCCTAACGCACATCGAAGCGATCATGCCTAGTCACCTAGATATGGCTTCTTTTGTTGCCTCATGCCAAAAACCACTTCGTAAAAGTATTCGAGTCAACACACTGAAAATCAGTGTTGAAGACTTCCTAGTACGAGCAAAAGAGAAAGGCTGGGAACTGGAACCTGTACCTTGGTGTGAAACAGGTTTTTGGATTACAGCCGATGAAAGTGAAGCGCCTCTAGGTAATACGGCAGAACACATGTCTGGTCTTTTCTACATCCAAGAAGCCAGTTCTATGATGCCACCTTCTGCACTTTTCCAAGGCGAAGCTGATTACCAAGCCGTGCTAGATACTGCTGCTGCCCCCGGTTCTAAAACAACGCAAATCGCTGCGCTAATGAATAATCGCGGCGTGTTGGTTGCCAATGAATACGCTGCAAGCCGTGTGAAAGTACTTCACGCCAACATCGAACGTTGTGGCGTTCGTAATGCCGCACTCAGTAACTTCGATGGTCGAGTTTTCGGTGGTTGGTTGCCAGAACAGTTTGATGCTGTCTTGCTGGATGCACCCTGCTCTGGCGAAGGTACCATTCGTAAAGACGCTGATGCGATGAAGAACTGGACGTATCAATCTGTAGTCGATATTGCTGACACGCAAAAAGACCTGATTGAAAGTGCATTCCATGCTCTTAAACCTAATGGTGTTTTGGTTTACTCAACATGTACGTTAAGCACCGAAGAGAACCAACAAGTGTGCCATCACCTAAAAGAAACCTTTGGTGATGCGGTTGAGTTTGAATCTCTTGAATCACTATTCGACAACGCAAAAGCAACGACTACTGAAGAAGGCTTTCTTCACATCTTCCCTCAGGTGTATGACTCTGAAGGTTTCTTTGTTGCACGTATCCGTAAACTAGCGTCTGTGACTCCACCAGAAGTTAAAAAACGCATGGGTAAATTCCCATTTGAAAAAACGTCAAAGAAAGCTCAGCAAGAAGTCGCTGAACAACTGCTGGGCGCACTCGATATCGAACTACCAAGTGATACTCAAGTTTGGATCCGAGATAAAGACGTTTGGCTATTCCCTGAGGCGCTTGAGCCTATGATCGGTGCATTCCGTTTCTCTCGTATGGGCATCAAGATCGCTGAGACCCATAAAAAAGGTTACCGATGGCAACACCAAGTCGCGACAACGCTCGCGACAGGTCATGAAGCTAACATTGTAGACCTCAGCATCGAAGATGCTCGAGAATGGTTCATGGGCCGAGACGTTCGTCCAGAAGGCTTATCCGGCAAAGGCGAAGTGCTAGTAAAATACAACGGCGCAATCATCGGCCTTGGTAAATGGGTAGGTAACCGAGTGAAGAATGGCTTACCAAGAGAGCTAGTACGCGACAAAAACCTTTTCTAG
- a CDS encoding MlaD family protein, with protein MNNDNQSQMSYSPEVRKNKGISPLWILPILTVALAGWLVMKSIHDAGQRVQIYFSDAAGLVAGRTTIRYQGLEVGMVRDITLSKDLSSIYVDADIYPEAKKLLSKGTRFWLVKPTASLSGISGLDALVSGNYIAIHPSETKEEPETVFQALESSPSDLLASEGLNISLTTKDLGGVSVGSQIVYRKIPIGEVYNYQLNDNAKSVTIQASIKDEYSHIITDQSRFWNVSGLGASIGFSGVDVRLESLSALLGGSIAVDSPGEGQPVEMNTKFKLYPDLKTAGRGISIKIAVPDDNKISATGAPIMYRGIEIGQITDLSLSEGRENVVASAAIQPAFSDFLNSGSKFVLEEAELSLTGMKNIANLVTGNFLTLVPGEGEKARRFTAIRKNEFSQEQEKSVAIRLTSNNSYGLDVGTQLLYKGIAVGSIIQVGLVDGVGTGSDKHEVFMDALIDNEYAHLIKSHNRFFVTGSATAELTESGLSVTVPPAKQLLTGSISFVSEGKPEARTDYQLFQSKSLAEIAKFNQSGSKTLSLFASELPSISKGSPLLYRNLQVGSISDFQLADGGVRIKVTIENRYTHLLNKHTVFWNRSGVEIDASLSGISIKAAPVKTLIQGGIAFDSLPGIDNKLGDVWKLYKDSKSARKFGRAITITSSGDQEVSKGMAIKYQGVTVGEVTLVIPNFNKGGIEITARILPEYVDKIAVANSHFWLAEPEIGLNGIKNVSALLSKHINVDPGNGDRSTKFKLSKGPVQPEGKIFQLQSETRGSVSEGTPILFRELEIGSVIDVQLGEFADRIISTIQIEPDYAYLIRANTVFWNVSGVDVSIGLSGANIKAGTVDSLLRGGITFSTPPTSELQPVASEDQSFYLYPQAEDEWKSWRTAIPRP; from the coding sequence ATGAACAACGATAACCAATCACAAATGTCATATTCACCAGAAGTAAGGAAAAACAAAGGCATTTCACCTTTGTGGATTCTGCCGATATTAACCGTCGCATTAGCCGGTTGGTTAGTCATGAAATCGATACACGATGCAGGGCAACGTGTGCAGATATACTTCTCAGATGCCGCAGGTTTGGTCGCAGGTCGAACAACGATTCGTTACCAAGGCTTAGAGGTGGGTATGGTGCGCGACATCACCTTGTCCAAAGATTTATCGAGCATCTATGTCGATGCTGACATCTACCCAGAAGCGAAGAAGCTACTTTCAAAGGGCACACGTTTCTGGCTCGTAAAACCAACGGCGAGTTTGTCTGGTATCTCAGGGTTAGACGCGCTTGTTTCGGGTAACTACATTGCTATTCATCCTAGCGAAACCAAAGAAGAACCAGAAACCGTTTTCCAAGCTCTAGAATCCTCCCCTTCTGATTTATTGGCCTCTGAAGGTCTAAATATCTCACTGACGACCAAAGATCTGGGCGGTGTGTCTGTTGGCTCTCAAATCGTTTATCGTAAAATTCCAATTGGTGAGGTTTACAACTACCAGTTAAACGACAACGCGAAGTCCGTTACGATCCAAGCGTCGATTAAAGATGAATACAGCCATATCATTACCGACCAAAGCCGTTTTTGGAATGTCAGTGGCTTAGGTGCCAGTATTGGATTTTCAGGCGTCGACGTGCGCTTAGAAAGCCTAAGCGCGCTGCTTGGCGGTTCAATTGCGGTTGACTCTCCCGGAGAAGGTCAGCCCGTCGAGATGAACACCAAGTTCAAGCTCTACCCAGATTTGAAAACTGCCGGTCGTGGCATCTCTATCAAAATCGCCGTGCCAGATGACAATAAGATCAGCGCAACTGGCGCTCCGATCATGTATCGAGGCATAGAAATCGGTCAGATCACTGATTTATCTTTAAGCGAAGGTCGCGAAAACGTGGTTGCATCTGCCGCTATCCAACCGGCATTCAGCGACTTTTTAAATAGCGGGAGTAAATTCGTTTTAGAAGAAGCTGAATTGTCACTCACTGGTATGAAAAACATTGCCAACTTAGTGACAGGTAACTTTTTAACCTTAGTACCGGGCGAAGGTGAAAAGGCACGTCGATTTACTGCGATTCGTAAAAACGAGTTCAGTCAGGAACAAGAAAAGTCAGTTGCGATTCGCTTAACATCAAACAACTCATACGGATTGGATGTCGGTACACAACTGCTCTACAAAGGCATTGCCGTTGGCTCTATCATTCAAGTTGGCTTAGTTGATGGTGTTGGTACTGGCTCTGACAAGCACGAAGTGTTTATGGATGCGCTTATCGATAACGAATATGCGCACCTAATCAAAAGTCACAACCGTTTCTTTGTGACAGGCAGTGCGACCGCAGAGCTGACCGAATCAGGTCTAAGTGTTACTGTTCCACCGGCAAAACAGCTTCTTACTGGCTCGATCAGCTTTGTGAGTGAAGGTAAACCTGAAGCTCGAACTGACTACCAACTTTTCCAAAGTAAGTCGTTAGCAGAAATCGCTAAGTTTAATCAGTCAGGCTCAAAGACGCTTTCGTTATTTGCTAGTGAGTTACCTTCAATTTCTAAAGGCAGCCCACTGCTCTACCGTAACCTACAAGTGGGTAGCATTTCGGATTTTCAGCTTGCTGATGGTGGTGTAAGAATCAAAGTCACGATCGAAAATCGTTACACGCACTTACTCAATAAACATACCGTTTTTTGGAACCGCTCAGGCGTTGAGATTGATGCTTCGCTATCGGGTATTAGTATTAAAGCGGCACCCGTTAAAACGCTAATTCAGGGTGGTATTGCTTTTGATTCGCTTCCCGGTATAGACAATAAGCTTGGCGATGTGTGGAAGCTGTACAAAGATTCTAAATCCGCTCGAAAATTTGGCCGCGCGATTACGATTACCTCTTCTGGCGATCAAGAAGTCAGCAAGGGTATGGCGATCAAATACCAAGGTGTCACTGTAGGTGAGGTCACTTTGGTGATCCCTAACTTCAATAAAGGCGGCATTGAAATTACCGCGCGAATCTTACCTGAGTACGTTGACAAGATTGCCGTGGCGAACAGTCACTTCTGGTTGGCAGAACCTGAGATCGGCCTTAATGGCATCAAAAACGTCTCTGCGCTTCTCTCTAAGCACATCAACGTAGATCCGGGCAATGGTGACAGAAGTACGAAATTTAAGCTTAGCAAAGGACCAGTGCAGCCTGAAGGCAAGATATTCCAGCTACAAAGCGAAACGCGAGGCTCGGTGTCTGAAGGCACACCTATCCTATTCCGTGAGCTAGAAATCGGTAGTGTTATCGATGTTCAACTAGGCGAGTTTGCTGATCGCATCATCTCTACGATTCAAATAGAACCTGACTACGCGTATCTGATCCGCGCAAACACTGTGTTCTGGAACGTGTCGGGTGTCGATGTTTCTATCGGCCTCTCTGGTGCAAACATCAAAGCCGGAACGGTAGACAGTTTATTAAGAGGCGGAATTACCTTCTCAACGCCACCGACGAGTGAACTTCAGCCTGTGGCAAGCGAAGATCAGTCTTTCTACCTATACCCTCAAGCAGAAGATGAGTGGAAATCATGGAGAACCGCGATTCCTCGTCCATAG
- a CDS encoding paraquat-inducible protein A, translated as MGGRVTSPSETNSLSTQHQLSTESPLTTKSPLRTEHQCDSSSVRLCQGCELPVDKMDIPLGKSAYCPRCGTQLYRGGTPSLSGNLAIAITCLLLFIPSHFFEFISIRLIGVMIPATLPSGVFTLMGEGFPLLGLLILFCSSIAPLLVCTSVLVTHAALRFKIFTPFRYALSIIQTLKHWMMLDVFLVSLAVSCFKLQDYSDIFVGPGLVGLILLQLFSVLLVSRISVRRYWEAWAQESDYSFVESKNVHCHNCHLSQPDGHTCVRCHHDLYHRKPYSIQKTWALLFAASVAIVPANVIPISILITNGQRLEDTIISGVASLINSDMYGIAAIIFIASIVVPVAKILGLTYILICIKMKRAVYHRQRMTIYFIVKWVGKWSVMDLFVISIMMTLVDRGQILNFTPGYGAVAFGVVVVLTMLAAESLDPRLIWDNYTSKDESVNEQR; from the coding sequence TTGGGAGGTCGCGTGACCTCCCCATCCGAAACCAACTCTTTATCGACTCAGCACCAGTTGTCAACTGAGTCTCCGTTGACAACTAAGTCTCCGTTAAGAACCGAGCACCAGTGCGACAGCAGCTCTGTACGTCTGTGCCAGGGCTGCGAACTCCCTGTTGATAAAATGGATATCCCTCTGGGGAAATCCGCATATTGTCCAAGGTGTGGCACCCAGCTTTACCGAGGCGGTACACCTAGCCTGTCTGGAAACCTAGCAATCGCGATTACCTGCTTATTGCTATTTATCCCCTCACACTTTTTTGAATTTATCAGTATTCGTCTGATTGGCGTCATGATACCTGCGACGTTACCATCAGGTGTCTTTACTTTAATGGGTGAAGGCTTCCCTCTACTAGGCCTACTCATCCTATTCTGTAGTTCGATCGCCCCGTTACTCGTTTGCACCTCTGTGCTCGTCACTCATGCAGCACTGCGCTTTAAGATTTTCACGCCATTTAGGTATGCGTTATCCATCATCCAGACATTAAAGCATTGGATGATGTTGGATGTATTTCTGGTAAGTTTGGCTGTCTCATGCTTCAAACTGCAGGATTACTCAGATATTTTTGTCGGCCCTGGTTTAGTTGGATTGATTTTACTGCAGCTTTTCAGTGTATTACTGGTAAGCCGTATCAGTGTGCGTCGCTATTGGGAAGCTTGGGCTCAAGAGTCTGATTACTCTTTTGTAGAAAGTAAGAACGTACACTGCCACAACTGCCATCTTTCTCAACCTGACGGTCATACTTGCGTACGTTGTCACCATGACTTATATCACCGTAAACCCTACTCTATACAGAAGACATGGGCTCTACTGTTTGCTGCGTCAGTGGCTATCGTACCAGCCAACGTTATTCCTATTTCTATCCTTATTACAAACGGACAAAGGCTAGAAGACACAATAATTTCTGGTGTCGCTTCGCTAATCAATAGCGACATGTATGGCATCGCAGCGATCATTTTTATTGCCAGTATCGTCGTACCTGTTGCGAAAATACTTGGCCTAACGTACATCTTAATTTGTATCAAGATGAAGCGCGCGGTTTACCATAGGCAGCGCATGACCATCTATTTCATTGTGAAGTGGGTGGGAAAATGGTCGGTGATGGATCTGTTCGTTATTTCGATCATGATGACCTTGGTCGACCGTGGACAGATTTTAAACTTTACACCAGGTTATGGTGCAGTCGCTTTTGGTGTCGTTGTTGTTCTCACGATGCTGGCAGCAGAAAGCTTAGATCCTAGGCTAATTTGGGATAACTACACCTCTAAAGATGAGTCAGTGAATGAACAACGATAA
- a CDS encoding PaaI family thioesterase, whose protein sequence is MLTPLQKANFYLSMFGFFKVPLIWLCRPKLLALDNQHVEVKIPLKRRTKNHLNSMYFGVLAVGADVAGGFLAMSKSQQQGEKISLAFKEVTGNFLKRPEGDVHFTCNDGELINTMLAETMSTGERVNQPVTIIATCPSLHGDEPMAEFTLTLSIKKVPSRK, encoded by the coding sequence ATGTTGACCCCTCTACAAAAAGCAAATTTCTACTTGAGCATGTTTGGCTTTTTCAAAGTGCCTCTGATCTGGCTATGCCGACCAAAACTGCTCGCGCTGGATAATCAACATGTTGAAGTGAAAATTCCTCTCAAAAGACGAACTAAGAACCACCTCAATAGCATGTACTTTGGTGTGTTAGCAGTAGGTGCTGATGTGGCGGGGGGCTTTCTTGCAATGAGTAAATCCCAGCAGCAAGGCGAAAAGATCTCGTTGGCATTTAAAGAGGTGACAGGTAACTTCTTGAAGCGCCCGGAAGGTGACGTACACTTCACTTGTAACGATGGTGAGCTGATCAACACTATGCTGGCTGAAACTATGTCTACTGGCGAGCGTGTGAATCAACCCGTGACCATAATCGCGACATGTCCGTCTTTGCATGGCGATGAACCAATGGCGGAGTTCACGCTAACGCTTTCGATTAAGAAAGTTCCTTCTAGAAAATAG
- a CDS encoding ABC transporter ATP-binding protein — translation MNNSEDTISRSWLITQVKKHKSKLLFANFVAIIATLISVPIPLLMPLMVDEVLLDKPASGLEMMNQLLPVSLQTPTGYIALTLLLVILMRSASQALNILQGRQFTLVSKTITYQMRSKMIDKLGRISIRQYETKGSGGINAHLITDIETIDKFIGSTLSKFIISFLTVFGTAIVLLWLEWRLGLFILLVNPVVIYFSRKLGSRVKHLKKYENQSFERFQNRLVETLDGIYQLRAANKERIFLDELKVQANQVRIDADKYAWQSEAAGRVSFLLFLLGFELFRAVAMLMVLFSDLTIGQIFAVFGYLWFMLGPVQELLGIQFSWYSAKAALQRINDLLQLEEEHRPVSKVNPFDDHKEVTVDIEDVTFSYTLENTVLNRLSLHIPAGKKVALVGASGGGKSTLIQLLIGVYQADSGCIRFNGETTDDISFDIIRSQIAVVLQQPILFNDTLRHNLTLGAEYDEMSLWRALEVSQMQDVIKQLSNGLDTQIGRNGVRLSGGQRQRLAIARMVLSNPKFVILDEATSALDTATESALHKALSEFLKDRTTLIVAHRLSAVKQADLIYVLEDGQVTQTGTHGELVEQQGLYQTLYGSVQSHA, via the coding sequence ATGAACAATTCAGAAGACACTATTAGCCGTTCTTGGTTGATAACTCAAGTAAAAAAACACAAGTCCAAATTACTGTTTGCTAACTTTGTTGCCATTATTGCAACCCTAATTAGCGTCCCTATCCCTCTACTTATGCCACTCATGGTCGATGAAGTTTTGCTTGATAAGCCAGCTTCAGGGTTAGAGATGATGAATCAGCTACTTCCAGTCTCATTGCAAACGCCGACTGGTTATATTGCGCTTACTCTCTTGTTGGTTATCTTAATGCGCTCGGCCAGCCAAGCGCTGAATATTCTACAAGGTCGCCAATTTACTTTGGTTTCCAAAACGATCACCTACCAGATGCGTAGCAAGATGATCGATAAACTTGGCCGCATTAGCATCCGACAATATGAGACCAAGGGCAGCGGCGGTATTAATGCCCACCTAATTACAGACATAGAGACCATTGATAAGTTCATTGGCTCGACCCTTTCTAAATTTATCATCAGTTTCTTAACGGTATTCGGAACCGCTATCGTCCTACTATGGTTAGAGTGGCGACTTGGGCTATTTATTTTACTCGTCAATCCTGTTGTTATTTATTTTTCTCGTAAACTCGGCAGCCGAGTTAAACACCTCAAAAAATATGAGAACCAGTCTTTTGAGCGTTTTCAGAATCGCTTAGTGGAAACCTTGGATGGCATCTATCAACTCCGCGCCGCTAATAAGGAGCGTATCTTTCTTGATGAACTTAAAGTTCAAGCAAACCAAGTAAGAATTGATGCTGATAAATACGCTTGGCAATCGGAAGCTGCCGGCCGTGTTTCGTTTCTACTGTTCCTATTAGGTTTTGAACTATTCCGTGCCGTCGCAATGCTAATGGTGTTATTCAGTGACTTGACGATAGGTCAGATTTTTGCGGTGTTCGGCTATTTATGGTTCATGTTAGGCCCTGTCCAAGAATTGCTAGGGATTCAATTCTCTTGGTATAGCGCGAAAGCAGCGCTGCAACGTATTAACGACCTACTGCAACTAGAAGAAGAACATCGCCCTGTTAGCAAGGTAAACCCTTTTGATGACCATAAAGAAGTGACAGTCGACATTGAAGACGTTACATTCTCTTACACATTAGAAAACACTGTTTTAAACAGGCTATCGCTACACATTCCAGCAGGAAAAAAAGTCGCCTTAGTGGGTGCTAGCGGTGGTGGTAAATCAACGTTGATCCAGTTGTTAATCGGGGTTTATCAAGCCGACTCTGGTTGTATACGCTTTAATGGTGAAACAACGGACGACATCAGCTTTGACATAATACGCAGTCAAATTGCCGTTGTTTTACAACAACCTATACTCTTTAACGATACATTAAGGCATAATCTGACCCTTGGTGCTGAATACGATGAAATGTCGTTGTGGCGGGCGCTTGAAGTCTCTCAAATGCAAGATGTAATCAAACAGCTGAGTAATGGCTTGGATACGCAAATTGGTAGGAATGGCGTTCGACTGTCTGGCGGTCAACGACAACGCTTAGCGATCGCCCGCATGGTGCTGAGTAATCCTAAGTTTGTTATTCTTGACGAAGCGACATCTGCCTTGGATACAGCAACAGAGTCAGCACTGCATAAAGCACTAAGCGAGTTTTTGAAAGATCGCACAACTTTGATAGTGGCTCATCGATTATCAGCGGTGAAACAGGCCGATCTAATCTATGTTTTAGAAGATGGGCAAGTCACACAGACGGGAACGCATGGTGAATTGGTTGAACAACAAGGACTATATCAAACACTCTATGGCAGTGTGCAATCGCACGCCTGA